In Schistocerca cancellata isolate TAMUIC-IGC-003103 chromosome 7, iqSchCanc2.1, whole genome shotgun sequence, a genomic segment contains:
- the LOC126092261 gene encoding uncharacterized protein LOC126092261 isoform X2: MGTKRGIWLLEKVPSGWFSRVNSKGQPTARCYTNIQQLVAAQITTFVTRTELTAYRLNDTKEIQQESVNKKMQYLKTSVRAGHAIKLLAVFEDVNNVQVHNNKRLSLPLIGRASSKGDKYAQCLDDKNQVVFIPLTTTGQLYAVSGLDETHIVSQLSHLLRDGQFPIRVCLVAGPLPSPLPAGFTGNLWLESCQQEDVILACTLPPDADLSCHGQFTSQMQPKFLEIDADSQFLLSRPLLHHETEMRMFKSPLLQGVLAFCREHGDRWRRQIKVTHHIFPSNETLLQVPLPASKEKAEKIKTRQATKKSASFTYMPYNGNANVKVEEGRNLPPAVPPRNESRIPPDSGPPSENRCHHNHVSPKVQQYINNKNYPPMYQPEVSSAISGQSRTASTSHLQQRIQSPPLPPPNANLRNKEVSSGLSLSPDDLPYSHVADAIVNNFKNGENTIDEENIYAEICEPKNSSSRDVRKLDFYFLKHRGAEKLKEDYYYVQFDSGSESSAVLKEEVTYDTVC; this comes from the exons GCTGGTTCTCAAGAGTAAATTCCAAAGGCCAACCTACTGCACGATGTTACACAAACATACAGCAGCTAGTGGCTGCACAGATCACAACTTTTGTCACCAGAACTGAGCTAACTGCCTACAGACTCAACGATACAAAAG AGATCCAGCAGGAATCAGTAAACAAGAAGATGCAATATCTGAAGACAAGCGTACGAGCTGGTCACGCCATTAAACTGTTGGCTGTTTTTGAAGATGTAAACAATGTCCAAGTGCACAACAATAAGCGCCTTTCACTGCCTCTCATTGGACGAGCCAGCAGCAAAGGAGACAAATATGCCCAGTGCCTTGATGATAAGAACCAG GTGGTGTTCATCCCGTTGACAACAACAGGTCAGCTGTATGCAGTGTCTGGTTTGGATGAGACGCACATCGTGTCTCAGCTCTCACACCTGCTCAGGGATGGACAGTTCCCAATCAGAGTGTGCCTTGTGGCAGGACCATTGCCATCACCTTTACCTGCTGGTTTTACAG GCAATCTTTGGCTTGAAAGCTGCCAGCAGGAAGATGTTATCCTGGCGTGTACACTGCCACCAGATGCTGATCTCTCATGTCATGGACAGTTTACATCCCAGATGCAGCCAAAGTTCCTCGAAATCGATGCAGACTCCCAGTTTCTGCTGTCACGACCTTTACTGCACCACGAGACAGAGATGCGAATGTTCAAATCACCTCTACTCCAGGGTGTGCTTGCATTTTGTCGTGAACATGGTGATCGCTGGAGACGTCAAATTAAAGTGACGCATCATATATTTCCATCGAATGAGACCTTACTGCAAGTACCATTACCAGCATCCAAGGAGAAggcagagaaaataaaaacaagACAAGCTACTAAGAAGTCTGCATCATTTACTTACATGCCATATAATGGAAATGCAAATGTAAAGGTAGAAGAAGGGCGTAACTTGCCTCCTGCTGTGCCACCGAGAAACGAGTCACGAATACCACCCGACAGTGGTCCACCGAGTGAAAATCGCTGTCACCATAACCACGTATCTCCAAAGGTTCAGCAATATATCAACAACAAAAACTACCCACCAATGTATCAGCCTGAGGTATCATCTGCAATATCTGGCCAAAGTCGTACTGCATCTACATCTCATCTACAGCAAAGAATTCAGAGTCCTCCCTTGCCACCTCCAAATGCAAATTTAAGGAACAAAGAGGTATCATCTGGACTGTCACTTTCGCCTGATGACCTCCCTTACTCTCATGTTGCAGATGCAAtagtaaacaattttaaaaatggtGAGAATACTATTGATGAAGAAAATATATATGCAGAAATATGTGAGCCAAAGAATTCCTCCTCTAGAGATGTCAGGAAACTAGACTTTTATTTCCTGAAACACAGAGGTGCAGAGAAACTCAAAGAAGATTATTATTATGTGCAGTTTGATAGTGGCAGTGAGAGCAGTGCAGTGCTAAAGGAAGAAGTAACTTACGATACAGTTTGCTGa